One part of the Phragmites australis chromosome 3, lpPhrAust1.1, whole genome shotgun sequence genome encodes these proteins:
- the LOC133911156 gene encoding cyclin-D5-1-like, whose amino-acid sequence MGEAEEAYSSGCSFSLMCQEDSADLDAVFADNVADGKLVMLYSDAEEGEEEYMDHLVSKESNFCCSPSSSSTAFSDAGAESSPSSMASEEWFQCVRRATVKWIFETRAYFGFYHRTAYLAVAYFDRFCLHRCIDRSVMPWAARMLAVACVSLAAKMEEYRAPALSEFRADDEYDFSCVSIRRMELLVLSTLGWRMGDVTPLDYLPCLFSMLRRGNGRGSGLVAGKAAALIFSTAEVASVLYHRPSTVAAAAVLAATHGTLTKEALESKMSDFSPSFLVEKEDVYACYSLMLSDNSPPTNKTAKRPSSRNDSIGAASAYDSVDAVSLAEAASSNKRTRMELPGIRR is encoded by the exons ATGGGGGAAGCAGAGGAGGCCTACTCGTCGGGCTGCTCCTTCTCCCTCATGTGCCAGGAGGACAGCGCCGACCTCGACGCCGTCTTTGCCGATAACGTCGCCGACGGGAAGCTGGTCATGCTGTACAGTGACGCCgaggagggcgaggaggagTACATGGACCACCTCGTGTCCAAGGAGAGCAACTTCTGCTGctcgccttcctcctcctccaccgccttctccgACGCCGGCGCGgagtcgtcgccgtcgtcgatGGCCTCCGAAGAGTGGTTCCAGTGCGTGCGCCGCGCCACTGTCAAGTGGATCTTTGAG ACGCGGGCTTACTTTGGGTTCTACCACCGCACGGCGTACCTGGCGGTCGCTTACTTCGACCGCTTCTGCCTCCACCGATGCATCGAC AGGTCGGTGATGCCATGGGCAGCGCGGATGCTGGCGGTGGCGTGCGTGTCGCTGGCGGCAAAGATGGAGGAGTACCGCGCGCCGGCGCTGTCGGAGTTCCGCGCCGACGACGAGTACGACTTCAGCTGCGTCTCCATCCGTCGCATGGAGCTGCTGGTGCTCTCCACGCTGGGGTGGCGCATGGGCGACGTCACCCCCTTGGACTACCTCCCCTGCCTCTTCTCAATGCTTCGCCGAGGCAACGGCCGCGGCAGCGGCCTTGTCGCGGGCAAGGCCGCCGCACTCATCTTCTCCACCGCCGAAG TGGCGAGCGTGCTCTACCACCGGCCGTCAACGGTagctgccgccgccgtcttGGCGGCGACCCACGGCACACTGACGAAAGAGGCATTGGAGTCCAAGATGAGCGATTTCTCACCATCTTTCCTCGTCGAGAAG GAGGACGTCTACGCCTGCTACAGCTTGATGCTGAGCGACAACTCGCCGCCGACGAACAAGACAGCAAAGAGGCCATCGTCGCGTAACGACTCGATCGGCGCCGCTAGTGCATACGACTCCGTCGACGCCGTCTCCTTGGCGGAGGCGGCGAGCAGTAACAAGAGGACGAGGATGGAGCTGCCTGGCATCCGTCGATGA